One Drosophila ananassae strain 14024-0371.13 chromosome 4 unlocalized genomic scaffold, ASM1763931v2 tig00000240, whole genome shotgun sequence genomic window carries:
- the LOC123258003 gene encoding pyridoxine/pyridoxamine 5'-phosphate oxidase, producing the protein MAVALIFATRARIKILFFDMIFSSEKDPIDLFSKWYKEVLNSSYREPTAMTLATCSKDCIPSARVVLLKEYSKEGFVFFTNINSRKGKELTENPKAALVFHWIEFSRQVRIEGEVKLLNSKKADEYFSSRARDSQISAWCSKQSSILKDWQDFEQAIKLKEKEFHNTQVSRPDFWVGFCVIPKVIEFWQEGEYRKHIRFRYTLVEGSDWKVEQLYP; encoded by the coding sequence ATGGCCGTAGCACTTATTTTTGCAACGCGTGCCAGAattaagattttattttttgatatgATATTTTCATCTGAAAAAGATCCgattgatttattttcaaagTGGTATAAAGAAGTACTCAATTCGTCATATAGAGAACCAACTGCAATGACGCTAGCAACGTGTAGCAAAGACTGCATTCCATCTGCAAGAGTAGTATTACTAAAGGAATATAGTAAAGAAGGTTTTGTGTTCTTCACTAACATAAATAGTAGAAAAGGAAAAGAATTGACCGAGAACCCTAAAGCTGCATTAGTGTTTCACTGGATAGAATTTTCTAGGCAGGTAAGAATTGAAGGAGAGGTTAAACTCCTAAACAGTAAAAAAGCTGATGAATATTTCTCTTCTCGAGCACGTGATAGTCAAATTAGCGCATGGTGCTCAAAACAATCGAGCATTCTGAAAGATTGGCAAGATTTTGAGCAAGCTATAAAATTAAAGGAAAAAGAATTTCACAATACACAAGTTTCTCGTCCTGACTTTTGGGTGGGATTTTGCGTAATCCCAAAAGTAATTGAATTTTGGCAAGAAGGTGAATATAGGAAGCATATTAGATTTAGATACACTCTTGTTGAGGGAAGCGATTGGAAAGTGGAACAACTATATCCTTAA